A window of Halobacillus naozhouensis genomic DNA:
TCTCGCCTGCAATTGGCCATTTATCCCCGTTCAATTACCATAGCGATTCCTTGTCCGCCGCCGATACAAGCGGTGATTAATGCATACCTGCCACTGGAACGCTTCAGTTCATAAACCGCTTTAGTCGTCAGAATCGCACCTGTTGCGCCGAGCGGATGTCCATGAGCGATCGCCCCGCCGTTTACGTTTACCTTATCCATTTTCATGTCAAGTTCCCGGTTACAGGCAAGCACCTGTCCAGCAAAAGCTTCATTAATTTCGATAACATCCATATCATCCAGCGTGAGGCCCGCTTTTTGCAAAACCTTCCTCGTCGCAGGCACGGGGCCAATTCCCATGATGTTCGGGTCAACCCCGGAAACGGTACATTCCCTGACTGTTGCTAAAGGAGTGACACCAAGCGCATCAGCTTTTTCTCTCGAAAGTAAGGCAAGAGCAGATGCGGCATCATTTAAGCCTGAACTATTGCCTGCCGTCACCGTACCGGCTTCGACAAAAGCCGGTCGAAGCATCGCTAGTCCATCCAACGTTGTTTGCGGCCGAGGGTGTTCATCCATCCTGAAATCAATGGGAGAACTTTTTCGCACGGGTACACTTATCGGAACGATCTGTTCCTCAAACCTGCCCTCTTTCATGGCATTCGCCATGCGCTGTTGGCTTTGCAGCGCAAATTCATCCTGTTCCTCGCGTCCCACTAAGTATTTTTCTGCTAAATTTTCCGCTGTAATTCCCATCGGTGGATCTCCTACTTCCTGAGGGGAAAGCTGCGACTTTCGAATCTTCGGAGGCACCGGACTATACGCGCGCTCCGGACGGTCCATTAAATAAGGAGCACGGCTCATGCTCTCGGTGCCGCCTGCTACATACACATCGCCTTCTCCCGCCTTGATAGCCTGGGCAGCTAGATGGATGGCGTTTAACCCTGACCCACACTGACGGTCAACCGTCAAACCTGGCAAGTTGATCGAAAGGCCCGTTTGCAGTGCTGATAACCTGGCAATATTGCCCCCGCCGCTTAACACGTTCCCAAAAATCACATCCTCGATCATTTCAGGAGCCAGACGGGCACGACTGACGGCTTCCTTGATTACCTCTGCCCCTAACACATGGGCCGGAATCGAAGCTAACGTTCCTCCCTGTCTGCCGATCGCTGTTCGAACAGCAGAGACGATAACAGCATCACGTTCCATTTATCTTCCACTCCTTTTTCGTAAAAAATGGGTTCGTAATACGTATTACGTATTACATCGCATGTGAGCCGCCATCAATAATCACGACATCACCGGTAATATGATTAGAGGCCGCTGAACTTAGAAAAACGGCTGCACCTTTTATATCATCTTCCCCGCCAAATTTTCTTAATGGCGTCGCTTCAAGAAAGGCGTCCCCACCTTGTTCAATCAACACTTTCGACATTTTCGTAGGGAAAAATCCGGGAGCAATTGCGTTGACATGGATGCCTCTTGGTCCCCATTTGACAGCTAAGTCTTTTGTAAACGTCAAGACGGCTCCTTTACTAGAGTTATACCCGATCGTATCCATGAACTTCGGATCAGAACCCTTAAGTCCGGCTACAGAAGCGATGTTGAGAATTTTGCCTTCTCCTTGCTCAAGCATCACTTTTCCAACAGCCTGTGACATGAGAAAAGTTCCGGTCACATTGACATTAATGACCTTCTGCCAAGCTTCTAGTGGCATTTCCTCAACAGGTGCTCCCCAAGTAGCTCCACTATTGTTCACTAAAATATCGATGCGGCCGAACCGTTCC
This region includes:
- a CDS encoding thiolase family protein; this encodes MERDAVIVSAVRTAIGRQGGTLASIPAHVLGAEVIKEAVSRARLAPEMIEDVIFGNVLSGGGNIARLSALQTGLSINLPGLTVDRQCGSGLNAIHLAAQAIKAGEGDVYVAGGTESMSRAPYLMDRPERAYSPVPPKIRKSQLSPQEVGDPPMGITAENLAEKYLVGREEQDEFALQSQQRMANAMKEGRFEEQIVPISVPVRKSSPIDFRMDEHPRPQTTLDGLAMLRPAFVEAGTVTAGNSSGLNDAASALALLSREKADALGVTPLATVRECTVSGVDPNIMGIGPVPATRKVLQKAGLTLDDMDVIEINEAFAGQVLACNRELDMKMDKVNVNGGAIAHGHPLGATGAILTTKAVYELKRSSGRYALITACIGGGQGIAMVIERG
- a CDS encoding SDR family oxidoreductase — protein: MHVQELFNLKGKTAIVTGGGRGLGKQIAEGFAESGANVVVCSRKLEACQEVSEALTEHGVESLALPCDVTNTDDIQHVVEKTVERFGRIDILVNNSGATWGAPVEEMPLEAWQKVINVNVTGTFLMSQAVGKVMLEQGEGKILNIASVAGLKGSDPKFMDTIGYNSSKGAVLTFTKDLAVKWGPRGIHVNAIAPGFFPTKMSKVLIEQGGDAFLEATPLRKFGGEDDIKGAAVFLSSAASNHITGDVVIIDGGSHAM